The following proteins are encoded in a genomic region of Dyadobacter sp. UC 10:
- a CDS encoding DUF7683 domain-containing protein produces the protein MKIKRVIFVYDKTNEDLIDEILIDISIESLKSIFTPYEDDPNLIMSYDITEEQTSQLQLFKSIDFDFLNNIYQMECYQE, from the coding sequence ATGAAAATTAAAAGAGTAATTTTTGTCTACGACAAGACAAATGAAGATTTAATTGATGAAATATTAATTGATATATCTATTGAATCTTTAAAATCCATTTTTACGCCTTATGAGGATGACCCTAATTTAATTATGTCCTATGACATAACAGAAGAACAGACATCACAATTGCAATTATTTAAAAGCATAGATTTTGACTTTTTGAATAACATTTATCAAATGGAATGTTATCAAGAATAA
- a CDS encoding DUF6443 domain-containing protein translates to MKNRHIYTLFVLVFLLPRVSNSQQTNSRSYVISRIYKQSGSDPNDISKVVTEVQYIDGLGRPLQKVAVGQSPSGGDFVYPNEFDAAGRQPKQFLPYVSAGSGAYRNNSTTDVVTWYGANSAGLQATDLARPYHESFFEESPASRISKQRASGNKSASSVIRYKTNATNQVNRYDYDPVAKTIVQVGQYPAGTLICENSTDEEGHVSNEFTDLLGQIVCRQVIAAAGSTLSTYYVHDELGLLRAILQPNYQDIVSLTDHAFTYDYDERARMIAKNVPGFGKTEYVYDQYDRLSLSRDPSQKQRGVWGFTKYDAQNRPVADGEISSALTRTDWSVVVDANTQHHEERNNGAVAGYTLDKTAPKNATEANLLSIHFFDDYAFLKAANLSYSNVYYPSSNASVKSQPTGGRLRMLPGNGATGGWLTHSVYYDAEYRVIQIVKELYDLGAGGIERQSMQYKYDLAPVIAAQKTEQVLGGNLINTHLATYAYDHADRLLSVKEKVTNGAKSTEAFTLAQRYNALGQLQSKWFHSDDGSKFRLKTIYTHNIRSWLAEGKTVYKKEENGPERSYYGFNLAYINGANYTNGNISQMQWLGKDEAAFTKGLSFTYDGADRLTGSTGLLGYADTEKSITYDKNGNIKTLVRAGAAVDNLSYAYTGNRLTAVTDGSGSNAGVKNGISSYTYDENGNMTGDGNRGATLTYNYLNLPKTVKIGAKTFTYDYDAAGAKRKYVADTLTLKYAGMFEYRQVGNVNNLYRIGSGEGQVVYKGGNLVFEYYLKDHLGNVRIAFNDKGQVLQKTDYYPFGLSINRDGAVPKVQNWVNRYLYNEKELQVGSGYLDYGARMYMAEIGRWGVVDGMAEIYEGWSPYHYAENNAIGNIDPDGMASFGVNRSSEDEKSNPGASSKGNQVIGDCPTCPKDKAYDIYRDSDALFTYDNKTGIVFNGDGRGATVYGTKYNQQATTIGLPFWYGLRGIENIPQIGLKGIKLAVTVPLMVLALVLTPTTVQAPGVNPAIVYHKMPPKVLPGFPGAKKVPSKNQRTRWVTPDGKILEWDYQHGDVEVYDKRGNHKGSADPNSGRMTKDPVPGRKTNN, encoded by the coding sequence CTTTTTGTCCTGGTTTTCCTATTACCGCGGGTTTCTAATTCGCAGCAAACCAATAGCCGCAGTTATGTTATTTCCCGAATCTATAAGCAGTCGGGCAGTGACCCCAATGACATAAGCAAAGTGGTAACCGAGGTGCAGTACATAGATGGGCTCGGTCGTCCGCTGCAAAAAGTCGCGGTTGGTCAAAGTCCTTCCGGAGGTGATTTCGTATATCCCAATGAGTTCGACGCAGCGGGAAGGCAGCCTAAGCAATTTTTACCATATGTGTCTGCCGGAAGCGGCGCTTACCGGAACAATAGCACCACGGATGTAGTAACCTGGTATGGGGCCAATTCCGCGGGGTTGCAAGCCACTGATTTGGCGAGGCCCTATCATGAAAGTTTTTTTGAAGAGTCCCCGGCAAGCCGCATCAGCAAGCAGCGAGCTTCGGGCAACAAAAGCGCCAGCTCGGTTATCAGGTATAAAACCAACGCCACCAACCAGGTGAACCGCTATGATTACGACCCCGTCGCCAAAACGATCGTCCAGGTGGGCCAGTATCCAGCGGGCACGCTGATCTGTGAGAACAGCACGGATGAAGAAGGTCATGTCAGCAACGAGTTCACAGACCTGCTCGGTCAGATAGTTTGCCGCCAGGTGATTGCAGCAGCCGGGAGTACACTATCCACTTACTATGTACATGACGAGCTGGGTTTGCTTCGCGCAATTTTGCAGCCTAACTATCAGGATATCGTGTCATTAACTGACCATGCATTCACCTATGACTACGATGAGCGGGCGCGAATGATCGCGAAGAATGTTCCGGGTTTTGGTAAAACAGAATACGTTTATGACCAATATGACCGTCTGTCGCTATCCCGGGATCCCAGTCAAAAACAAAGGGGCGTATGGGGCTTCACGAAATACGACGCACAAAATCGTCCGGTTGCCGACGGTGAAATTTCCTCTGCATTGACCCGAACCGACTGGTCAGTTGTTGTGGATGCGAATACACAGCATCATGAAGAGCGGAATAATGGTGCCGTCGCTGGTTATACGCTGGATAAAACGGCACCCAAGAATGCGACCGAAGCCAACTTGCTTTCCATCCATTTTTTTGACGACTACGCTTTTTTAAAGGCGGCCAATCTTTCTTATTCCAATGTTTATTATCCGTCGAGTAATGCGAGTGTAAAGTCGCAGCCGACCGGCGGCCGCTTGAGGATGTTGCCCGGAAATGGCGCGACAGGTGGCTGGCTTACCCATAGCGTCTACTATGATGCCGAATATCGCGTGATCCAGATTGTTAAAGAACTGTATGATCTGGGAGCAGGTGGCATTGAACGGCAATCCATGCAATATAAATATGATCTCGCCCCGGTTATCGCAGCGCAAAAAACCGAACAGGTCCTGGGAGGCAATCTCATTAACACGCATCTTGCAACCTATGCCTACGACCATGCCGACCGCCTGTTAAGTGTGAAGGAAAAGGTTACCAATGGCGCCAAGAGCACGGAAGCATTTACTCTGGCGCAACGTTACAATGCATTAGGCCAGCTGCAAAGCAAATGGTTTCATTCTGACGACGGTTCCAAGTTCCGGCTTAAAACAATTTACACTCATAATATCCGCAGCTGGCTGGCAGAGGGTAAAACGGTTTATAAAAAGGAAGAAAACGGACCGGAGCGCTCTTATTACGGCTTCAACCTCGCCTATATCAACGGGGCAAATTATACCAACGGCAACATCAGCCAGATGCAATGGCTTGGCAAAGACGAGGCAGCCTTTACCAAAGGGCTCAGCTTCACTTACGATGGTGCTGACAGGCTCACCGGATCGACGGGTTTATTGGGTTATGCGGATACAGAAAAAAGCATCACGTACGACAAAAACGGGAACATCAAAACGCTCGTCCGGGCTGGTGCGGCAGTTGATAACCTGAGTTATGCGTACACCGGTAATAGGTTGACCGCTGTCACGGACGGTTCGGGAAGTAATGCGGGTGTAAAGAATGGCATAAGCAGCTACACGTATGACGAGAATGGGAATATGACCGGCGATGGCAACCGGGGCGCCACTTTGACTTACAATTATCTGAATTTGCCTAAAACGGTTAAAATCGGTGCAAAGACCTTCACGTATGATTATGATGCGGCAGGCGCAAAGCGAAAATACGTGGCCGATACCCTAACTTTGAAATATGCCGGGATGTTTGAATACCGACAGGTTGGGAATGTCAATAACCTGTACCGGATCGGGTCGGGTGAAGGACAGGTTGTTTACAAGGGAGGGAACCTTGTATTTGAATACTATTTAAAAGACCATCTGGGCAATGTCCGCATTGCATTTAACGACAAAGGGCAAGTTCTGCAAAAGACGGATTATTATCCGTTTGGGCTGAGTATTAACCGGGACGGGGCGGTACCGAAGGTACAGAACTGGGTAAACCGGTATTTGTATAATGAGAAGGAGCTGCAAGTGGGAAGTGGTTACCTGGATTACGGGGCGCGGATGTATATGGCGGAGATTGGAAGATGGGGAGTGGTGGATGGGATGGCGGAGATTTATGAGGGGTGGTCTCCATATCATTATGCGGAAAATAACGCGATCGGCAATATCGACCCGGACGGTATGGCGTCGTTTGGCGTCAATAGGAGTTCAGAAGACGAAAAATCGAATCCTGGGGCCTCGAGTAAGGGTAATCAGGTAATAGGTGATTGCCCAACCTGCCCGAAGGACAAGGCGTATGACATTTACCGGGATTCCGATGCGCTATTTACCTATGACAACAAAACAGGCATTGTGTTCAATGGGGACGGCAGAGGGGCGACAGTTTACGGGACAAAATACAATCAGCAAGCAACCACTATCGGTCTGCCGTTTTGGTATGGTTTACGTGGTATTGAAAATATCCCACAAATAGGCCTGAAAGGAATAAAGTTGGCCGTCACGGTACCTTTGATGGTACTGGCTTTGGTTTTGACTCCGACAACGGTGCAGGCTCCGGGGGTAAATCCGGCAATTGTGTACCATAAAATGCCGCCCAAAGTGCTACCTGGATTCCCAGGTGCAAAAAAAGTACCCTCAAAAAATCAAAGAACAAGGTGGGTTACACCTGATGGTAAAATTTTGGAATGGGATTATCAGCATGGCGATGTGGAAGTTTACGATAAACGGGGTAATCACAAAGGATCAGCAGATCCTAATTCTGGTAGAATGACAAAAGATCCAGTTCCAGGGAGAAAAACTAATAACTGA